A DNA window from Pseudodesulfovibrio thermohalotolerans contains the following coding sequences:
- a CDS encoding flagellin N-terminal helical domain-containing protein, whose amino-acid sequence MRISTAQIFSLSLNQMNSALNDVSKLTMMNASQKRINSPSDDPAGMGKVVELSAYESSLSGYIDNCGTALDYLGAADQVLSTASETIAAAMELCEQASTETYTDDELKMMALEMEGHLDALYAMANTEMGSDSVFAGDDIGDNAYEMGLGVTLSNDSLDSADFVSLSGEVDETVAVRFTSDGTVGTDGLDYEYSTDGGETWTQATLAAGDTVLDLGDAQVELAAGTAVTAADGDGGGSLFHLREACVYTGSAKAMSVAVSESTSEDMNTVGSDIFGGVDDSTGLPFDSPNLFETLSDCIVFMENGDHEGAARCLEVLGECHETVETGAADIGARENKVTYTQTSLSLIKELAANSISREEDADATQLVVELEQANYVYEAVLSTSSSIMSMSLLDYI is encoded by the coding sequence ATGCGCATCAGCACGGCACAGATATTTTCGCTTTCCCTCAACCAGATGAACTCGGCCCTCAACGACGTGAGCAAGCTCACGATGATGAACGCCAGCCAGAAGCGGATCAACAGCCCGTCGGACGATCCCGCTGGAATGGGCAAGGTGGTGGAACTTTCCGCCTACGAGTCCTCCCTGAGCGGCTACATAGACAACTGCGGGACCGCCCTGGACTACCTCGGCGCCGCCGACCAGGTCCTGTCCACGGCCAGCGAGACCATCGCCGCGGCCATGGAGCTGTGCGAGCAGGCCTCCACCGAGACCTACACCGACGACGAGCTCAAGATGATGGCCCTGGAAATGGAGGGACACCTCGACGCGCTGTACGCCATGGCCAACACCGAAATGGGCTCGGACTCGGTCTTCGCGGGCGACGACATCGGCGACAACGCCTACGAGATGGGGCTGGGCGTGACCCTGTCCAACGACTCCCTGGACAGCGCGGACTTCGTGTCCCTGTCCGGCGAGGTGGACGAGACCGTGGCCGTGCGCTTCACATCGGACGGAACCGTGGGAACGGACGGTCTGGACTACGAATATTCCACGGACGGCGGCGAGACCTGGACCCAGGCCACCCTGGCGGCGGGAGACACGGTCCTGGACCTGGGCGACGCCCAAGTTGAATTGGCGGCGGGCACGGCCGTGACCGCCGCGGACGGCGACGGCGGCGGCTCCCTCTTCCATCTGCGCGAGGCGTGCGTCTACACCGGCAGCGCAAAGGCCATGTCCGTGGCCGTTTCCGAGAGCACCTCCGAAGACATGAACACGGTGGGCAGCGACATTTTCGGCGGCGTGGACGACTCCACGGGCCTGCCCTTCGACTCCCCCAACCTGTTCGAGACCCTGTCCGACTGCATCGTCTTCATGGAGAACGGCGACCACGAGGGCGCGGCGCGCTGCCTGGAGGTCCTCGGCGAGTGCCACGAGACCGTGGAGACGGGCGCGGCGGACATCGGAGCGCGGGAGAACAAGGTGACCTACACCCAGACGTCGCTCTCGCTGATCAAGGAGCTGGCCGCCAACTCCATCAGCCGCGAGGAGGACGCCGACGCCACCCAGCTCGTGGTCGAGCTGGAACAGGCCAACTACGTGTACGAAGCGGTCCTTTCGACCTCGTCCAGCATCATGAGCATGTCCCTGCTTGACTACATCTAG
- a CDS encoding formate dehydrogenase accessory protein FdhE: protein MERNMAQETRRLDRKLAQLRKKSYISSDLIDLLDEVAHLQLTALPEAEVHLPSDEELAAPEAVLQGVSLVNRENFPFDAAQAERLLGELIRIVRKVEGPLGDGAEIAAKALESGDLTPAELFRRFLDDDSAFFGGWAERMPGAPRTLPFLAQAAMGPSMEAAAGMLAAKLPEMKVSPVGTCPVCGAMPLISSLEQKEGFRHATCSFCRHHYRIKRIACPVCGEDDQKKLTFFTVDEEPGFRVDVCETCKTYVKTIDFRNLDRVALPVLDDLDSLALDYVAANQGYRRATLSAWGF from the coding sequence ATGGAACGCAACATGGCCCAAGAGACGCGCAGACTCGACCGCAAGTTGGCGCAGCTGAGAAAAAAATCCTACATATCATCGGACCTTATCGACCTGCTTGATGAGGTGGCGCACCTACAGTTGACCGCGCTGCCCGAAGCGGAAGTGCATTTGCCGTCCGATGAGGAACTGGCCGCGCCCGAGGCCGTACTCCAGGGCGTGTCCCTGGTCAACCGCGAAAACTTTCCCTTTGACGCGGCCCAGGCCGAACGGCTGCTCGGCGAGCTGATCCGTATCGTCCGCAAGGTCGAAGGCCCCCTGGGCGACGGAGCCGAGATCGCGGCCAAGGCCCTGGAGTCCGGGGACCTCACCCCGGCCGAGCTGTTCCGGCGTTTTCTGGACGACGACTCCGCCTTTTTCGGCGGATGGGCGGAACGGATGCCGGGCGCTCCCAGGACACTGCCGTTCCTGGCCCAGGCAGCCATGGGACCGTCCATGGAGGCCGCCGCCGGAATGCTCGCCGCCAAGCTCCCCGAAATGAAGGTTTCGCCCGTGGGCACCTGCCCCGTGTGCGGGGCCATGCCGCTCATCTCCTCCCTGGAGCAGAAGGAGGGATTCCGTCACGCCACCTGCTCATTCTGCCGCCACCACTACCGGATCAAGCGCATCGCCTGCCCGGTCTGCGGCGAGGACGACCAGAAGAAGCTGACCTTCTTCACTGTGGACGAGGAGCCCGGATTCCGGGTGGACGTCTGCGAGACGTGCAAAACCTACGTCAAGACCATTGATTTCCGGAACCTGGACCGCGTTGCGCTCCCGGTCCTGGACGACCTGGATTCCCTGGCCCTCGACTACGTGGCCGCCAACCAGGGATACCGGCGGGCCACCCTGTCCGCCTGGGGGTTCTAA
- a CDS encoding transposase, translated as MQKTSHLIPAVPADDGAAFEALLHDEDKARDYLLDLAWPTGDPFCPRCGHRKVYTLSGERLRCAACKYTFQPFSGRWINNGALSPGEWLRLIVHFVEERSVHQMKEELGLSYNTVYKALTAIRFAILANALDARQLISPATGLDSYLKGNRLTGGPREMHMDTIPVYGILRRDGLVFIDLVPGFQAETLFHFHMNFHLKLIRSGNLVYTDRYKEYDALMFCGNDSLPYEVIRRYDEPPHIDAVHDEFWEYAQSRIKKFRGISCQRFPLYMKELEFRFNNRNKPLCEILAAYLCALVPNTD; from the coding sequence ATGCAGAAGACTTCGCATCTCATACCGGCCGTCCCGGCGGATGACGGCGCCGCCTTCGAGGCATTGCTGCACGATGAAGACAAGGCCAGGGACTACCTGCTGGATCTGGCCTGGCCCACCGGCGACCCTTTCTGTCCGCGTTGCGGGCACCGCAAGGTCTACACCCTGTCCGGCGAGCGGCTGCGCTGCGCCGCCTGCAAGTACACCTTCCAGCCCTTCTCCGGGCGGTGGATCAACAACGGAGCCCTGAGCCCCGGCGAGTGGCTGCGCCTCATCGTGCATTTCGTCGAGGAACGCTCGGTCCACCAGATGAAGGAGGAGCTGGGGCTGTCCTACAACACGGTCTACAAGGCCCTGACCGCCATCCGCTTCGCCATCCTGGCCAACGCCCTGGACGCCCGGCAGCTCATCAGCCCGGCCACGGGCCTGGACTCCTACCTCAAGGGCAACAGGCTAACAGGCGGTCCACGCGAAATGCACATGGACACCATCCCGGTCTACGGCATCCTGCGCCGCGACGGGCTGGTCTTCATCGACCTGGTGCCCGGCTTCCAGGCCGAGACCCTGTTCCACTTCCACATGAACTTCCACCTGAAGCTCATCCGCTCGGGCAACCTGGTCTACACGGACCGCTACAAGGAATACGACGCCCTCATGTTCTGCGGCAACGACTCCCTGCCCTACGAGGTCATCCGCCGCTACGACGAGCCCCCGCACATCGACGCGGTGCACGACGAATTCTGGGAATACGCCCAATCGCGCATCAAGAAATTCCGGGGCATATCCTGCCAGCGGTTCCCCCTGTACATGAAGGAGCTGGAATTCCGCTTCAACAATCGGAACAAACCCCTATGCGAGATTCTGGCCGCCTACCTCTGCGCCCTGGTGCCGAACACGGACTAG
- the flgK gene encoding flagellar hook-associated protein FlgK: MINNLYSIGKSALQNAQVSVNNASNNIANADTTGYQRTTAVYDTSGSITINGITVGTGADITAIQSEWDKFVENQYLDALADLAAQTSALDYLDGLDSLLNQSEGGISDVLEEFFDGWNELVTDPNSTSARAALLGQAETLVYAFQSTAASLTSMTDAINGDIRDQVDGANGLIEDLAELNAAIAANPDDNQAVSDRDQKIRELDSLIGVEVLYKSDNTVTILTGEGYSLVDGSETHSLAYQEAKVSESPVRGSDYDGSLSYSGSSSEELLMEFVSQGADGAAQFKVSTDGGATWKTDDDGDVILYTSGSADDPAEINGVSIWFEDGTGEHAVGDRYTVVAKSGLYWQSGDGDSVNITPLTDDAGNMVSGRTSGGSLAGLFLTRDDTVTPTLDGLDDMAEALIREVNEIHASGAGLTHHTSLTGSYAVDDASAPLGDSGLPFADAVETGELALTTYDADGNVSTTSILSVDPGTDSLDDLAADINAAFGGELTATVSDGRLQLTAGADMEFETAGDSSNLAAALGLNTFFTGTDASTIAINSYASTDPAHINSGSVGEDGLVASGSNETASSLATLYETTLSVGGLQTSLASAVATLTANAGSAASAAELQQTYAQTSVSYLYEQQSATSEVNVDEELIELTKYQQAYEAAAQIISVTRQMMDTVLDLV, from the coding sequence ATGATCAACAACCTCTACAGCATAGGGAAGTCCGCGCTGCAAAACGCGCAGGTGTCCGTCAACAACGCATCCAACAACATCGCCAACGCGGACACCACCGGCTACCAGCGCACCACGGCGGTTTACGACACCAGCGGCTCCATCACGATCAACGGCATCACCGTCGGCACCGGGGCGGACATCACGGCCATCCAGTCCGAGTGGGACAAGTTCGTGGAGAACCAATACCTGGACGCCCTGGCCGACCTGGCCGCCCAGACCAGCGCCCTGGACTACCTGGACGGGCTGGACTCCCTGCTGAACCAATCCGAGGGCGGCATCAGCGACGTCCTGGAGGAGTTCTTCGACGGCTGGAACGAGCTGGTCACCGACCCGAACTCCACATCCGCCCGTGCGGCCCTGCTCGGCCAGGCCGAAACCCTGGTCTACGCCTTCCAATCCACCGCCGCGAGCCTGACCTCCATGACGGACGCCATCAACGGCGACATCCGGGACCAGGTGGACGGGGCTAACGGACTCATCGAGGACCTGGCCGAACTCAACGCGGCCATCGCGGCGAACCCGGACGACAACCAGGCCGTGTCCGACCGGGACCAAAAGATCCGGGAGCTCGATTCGCTCATCGGCGTGGAGGTCCTCTACAAATCCGACAACACGGTCACCATCCTGACCGGGGAGGGGTACAGTCTCGTGGACGGAAGCGAAACACACAGCCTGGCATACCAGGAGGCAAAGGTTTCCGAATCCCCGGTGCGCGGTTCGGACTACGACGGCAGCCTGAGCTATTCGGGCTCCTCAAGCGAAGAGCTGCTCATGGAATTCGTCTCCCAGGGGGCGGATGGCGCGGCGCAGTTCAAGGTGTCCACCGACGGCGGCGCGACCTGGAAGACCGACGACGACGGAGACGTCATCCTCTACACCTCGGGTAGTGCGGACGACCCGGCGGAGATCAATGGGGTGTCCATCTGGTTCGAGGACGGGACCGGAGAACACGCCGTGGGCGACAGGTACACCGTCGTGGCCAAATCCGGCCTCTACTGGCAGTCCGGCGACGGGGATTCGGTCAACATCACACCGCTTACGGACGACGCCGGAAACATGGTTTCGGGCCGGACATCCGGCGGAAGCCTGGCCGGGCTGTTCCTGACCCGCGACGACACGGTCACCCCCACCCTGGACGGCCTGGACGACATGGCCGAAGCCCTCATCCGGGAGGTCAACGAAATCCATGCCTCGGGCGCGGGGCTGACCCACCACACATCCCTCACGGGCAGCTACGCCGTGGACGACGCCTCGGCCCCCCTCGGCGACAGCGGCCTGCCCTTTGCGGACGCCGTCGAAACGGGCGAGCTGGCCCTGACCACCTACGACGCCGACGGCAACGTATCGACAACCTCGATCCTGTCCGTCGACCCGGGCACGGATTCCCTGGATGATCTGGCCGCGGACATCAACGCCGCCTTCGGCGGGGAGCTGACCGCAACGGTCTCGGACGGACGGCTCCAGCTCACGGCGGGCGCGGACATGGAATTCGAGACCGCCGGGGACTCCTCGAACCTGGCCGCCGCCCTCGGGCTGAACACCTTCTTCACCGGCACCGACGCCTCGACCATCGCCATCAACAGCTACGCGTCCACCGACCCCGCGCACATCAACAGCGGCTCGGTGGGGGAAGACGGTCTGGTGGCCTCGGGCTCCAACGAAACGGCCTCCTCTCTGGCCACCCTGTACGAGACGACCCTTTCCGTGGGCGGCCTGCAAACGAGCCTCGCCTCGGCCGTGGCTACCCTGACGGCGAACGCGGGCTCGGCGGCGTCCGCCGCCGAATTGCAGCAAACCTACGCGCAGACCTCCGTGAGCTACCTCTACGAACAGCAGTCCGCCACCAGCGAGGTCAACGTGGACGAAGAACTCATCGAACTGACCAAATACCAGCAGGCCTACGAGGCCGCCGCACAGATAATCAGCGTGACCAGGCAAATGATGGACACCGTCCTCGACCTGGTCTGA
- the fdnG gene encoding formate dehydrogenase-N subunit alpha, translating into MHTNRRNFLKLSAVAATATAFGGLGFGCKATAATLPDHVSAMNPKWSKQTTSVCCYCAVGCGLVVNTSLKDMRAVNVEGDPDHPINEGALCAKGASIWQLAENDRRPDSVLYRAPYAKEFKKVSLSWALETIAKRIKDSRDKTWTEKNAKGQVVNRCDGIASVGSAALDNEECWAYQTMLRSLGLVYVEHQARIUHSATVAALAESFGRGAMTNHWIDIQNSTCVLIMGSNAAENHPISFKWVTKAQEKGATLIHVDPRFTRTSAKADFYAGIRSGADIAVLGGMIKYILDNDLIFRDYVVNYTNASFIVGDKFKFEDGMFSGYDKSTRSYDKSTWAFAMDADGNPKKDPTLADPNCVYQLLKKHYARYDLDKVVSISGMKKENLVKLYETYAATGTADKAGTIMYAMGWTQHTVGVQNIRAMAMIQLLLGNIGIAGGGVNALRGESNVQGSTDHCLLYHILPGYLSTPKAAQSSLEAYNKANTPVSNDPKSANWWGNFPKYSASLLKAMWQDDTPEAAYQFLPRLDSGSAMEYSWLTLFDKMEKGQFKGLLAWGMNPACSGANAEKNRRAMGNLDWLVNVNIFPNETGWFWEGPGMDPTKVKTEVFFLPCAVSIEKEGSITNSGRWMQWRYKGPDAPNGLKPDGDLMYELMAEIRHLYEKEGGAYPEPITRLTWDSIATKGVFDPHKTAKLINGHFTRDVEIKGKMYKKGQQVPSFAFLQDDGSTCSGNWLYCHSYTDKGNMAARRDLTQTPEQANIGLYPNFSWCWPVNRRVLYNRASVDLKGKPWNPQKAVIAWNGEKWVGDVPDGGWAPGTKYAFIMRKHGFGQLFGPGRADGPFPEYYEPLECPVKSHPFSSTLHNPTALTFDTEEKAVCDPRYPLIGTTYRVTEHWQTGVMTRNQPWLVEAEPQVFVEMSPELAELRGIKNGEKVMVDSLRGSLWAKAIVTSRLKPFTVQGTVVHQVGLPWHFGWTWPKDGGDSANLLTPSVGDPNTGIPETKAFMVNVRKA; encoded by the coding sequence ATGCACACCAATCGTAGAAACTTCCTCAAGCTCTCCGCTGTCGCGGCCACGGCCACGGCGTTCGGCGGGCTCGGATTCGGCTGCAAGGCCACGGCGGCGACGCTGCCGGACCATGTGTCGGCCATGAATCCGAAATGGAGCAAACAGACCACGTCCGTTTGCTGCTACTGCGCAGTGGGTTGCGGCCTGGTCGTGAACACGTCCCTCAAGGACATGCGGGCCGTCAACGTCGAGGGCGATCCCGACCACCCGATCAACGAAGGCGCGCTTTGCGCCAAGGGCGCATCCATTTGGCAGTTGGCCGAGAACGACCGTCGCCCCGACTCCGTCCTCTACAGGGCTCCCTACGCCAAGGAATTCAAGAAGGTCTCCCTGTCCTGGGCGCTGGAAACCATCGCCAAAAGGATCAAGGATTCCCGCGACAAGACCTGGACCGAGAAAAACGCGAAGGGCCAGGTGGTCAATCGCTGCGACGGCATTGCCTCCGTGGGCTCCGCCGCATTGGACAACGAGGAGTGCTGGGCTTACCAGACAATGCTCCGCAGCCTTGGCCTGGTGTATGTGGAGCACCAGGCGCGTATCTGACACAGCGCGACTGTTGCGGCTCTGGCAGAGTCGTTCGGACGCGGCGCGATGACCAACCACTGGATCGACATCCAGAACTCCACCTGTGTTCTCATAATGGGCAGCAACGCTGCCGAAAACCATCCCATTTCCTTCAAATGGGTGACCAAGGCGCAGGAAAAGGGCGCAACCCTGATCCACGTCGACCCCCGTTTCACCAGGACCTCGGCCAAGGCCGACTTCTACGCGGGCATCCGCTCCGGCGCGGATATCGCCGTGCTCGGCGGCATGATAAAGTACATCCTGGACAACGACCTGATCTTCCGGGATTACGTGGTGAACTACACCAACGCTTCCTTCATCGTGGGCGACAAGTTCAAGTTCGAGGACGGCATGTTCTCGGGCTACGACAAGTCCACCCGTTCCTATGACAAGTCCACCTGGGCCTTCGCCATGGACGCGGACGGCAATCCCAAGAAGGACCCGACCCTGGCCGATCCCAACTGCGTGTACCAGCTCCTGAAGAAGCACTACGCGCGCTACGATCTCGACAAGGTCGTTTCCATCTCGGGCATGAAGAAGGAAAACCTGGTCAAGCTGTACGAGACCTACGCGGCCACCGGCACGGCCGACAAGGCCGGAACCATCATGTACGCCATGGGCTGGACCCAGCACACCGTGGGCGTGCAGAACATCCGCGCCATGGCCATGATCCAGCTTCTGCTGGGCAACATCGGCATCGCCGGCGGCGGCGTTAACGCGCTGCGCGGCGAGTCCAACGTCCAGGGGTCCACGGACCACTGCCTGCTGTACCACATCCTTCCCGGCTACCTGAGCACCCCCAAGGCTGCCCAGTCCTCCCTGGAAGCGTACAACAAGGCCAACACCCCGGTTTCCAACGATCCCAAGTCCGCCAACTGGTGGGGCAACTTCCCCAAATACTCGGCGTCGCTCCTCAAGGCCATGTGGCAGGACGACACCCCCGAGGCAGCCTACCAGTTCCTGCCCAGGCTCGATTCCGGCTCGGCCATGGAATATTCCTGGCTGACCCTGTTCGACAAAATGGAAAAGGGCCAGTTCAAGGGCTTGCTGGCCTGGGGCATGAACCCGGCCTGCTCCGGCGCAAACGCCGAAAAGAACCGGCGCGCCATGGGCAACCTCGACTGGCTCGTCAACGTGAACATCTTCCCCAACGAAACCGGCTGGTTCTGGGAAGGCCCCGGCATGGACCCGACCAAGGTCAAGACCGAGGTATTCTTCCTGCCCTGCGCCGTGTCCATCGAAAAGGAAGGCTCCATCACCAACTCCGGCCGCTGGATGCAGTGGCGCTACAAGGGACCCGACGCGCCCAACGGCCTGAAGCCCGACGGCGACCTCATGTACGAGCTGATGGCGGAAATCCGCCACCTGTACGAGAAGGAAGGCGGCGCGTATCCCGAACCCATCACCCGTCTGACTTGGGACTCCATCGCCACCAAGGGCGTGTTCGATCCCCACAAGACGGCCAAGCTGATCAACGGCCACTTCACCCGTGACGTGGAGATCAAGGGCAAGATGTACAAAAAGGGCCAACAGGTCCCGAGCTTCGCCTTCCTGCAGGACGACGGCTCCACCTGTTCGGGCAACTGGCTGTACTGCCACTCCTACACCGACAAGGGCAACATGGCCGCACGGCGCGACCTGACCCAGACTCCGGAACAGGCCAACATCGGCCTGTACCCGAACTTCTCCTGGTGTTGGCCCGTCAACCGCCGCGTGCTGTACAACCGCGCCTCGGTCGACCTCAAGGGCAAGCCCTGGAACCCGCAAAAGGCGGTCATCGCCTGGAACGGCGAGAAGTGGGTGGGCGACGTGCCCGACGGCGGCTGGGCTCCCGGCACCAAGTACGCCTTCATCATGCGCAAGCACGGCTTCGGGCAGCTCTTTGGTCCCGGACGGGCCGACGGTCCGTTCCCGGAATACTACGAACCGCTTGAATGCCCGGTGAAGTCGCACCCGTTCTCCAGCACTCTGCACAACCCCACGGCGCTCACCTTCGACACCGAGGAAAAGGCCGTGTGCGATCCCAGGTATCCCCTGATCGGCACCACCTACCGTGTCACCGAGCACTGGCAGACCGGCGTTATGACCCGCAACCAGCCCTGGCTGGTCGAGGCCGAGCCGCAGGTCTTCGTGGAGATGAGCCCCGAGCTGGCGGAACTCCGCGGCATCAAGAACGGCGAGAAGGTCATGGTTGATTCCCTGCGCGGCTCCCTCTGGGCCAAGGCCATCGTGACCAGCCGCCTCAAGCCGTTCACGGTCCAGGGCACTGTCGTCCACCAGGTGGGCCTGCCCTGGCACTTCGGCTGGACCTGGCCCAAGGATGGCGGCGACTCCGCCAACCTGCTGACCCCGTCCGTAGGCGACCCGAACACGGGTATCCCCGAAACCAAGGCCTTCATGGTCAACGTCCGCAAGGCGTAA
- the fdhD gene encoding formate dehydrogenase accessory sulfurtransferase FdhD yields MSSESHEYDIHEYRRGFSRKTISSIREVPLTIFLNGREVVTLLCTAKYPEYLAVGFLKSDAFISSPAQITDLTVRDEGDRLTAEVETCHDPWKDRIMERSITSGCGKGTNFGRNVATISKRTVGGDVHVSPEQILALAKELHERSTLYKTTRGCHNSSLCTPEEILLFREDIGRHNAIDMLCGQCFLDDVAVDDKMIVTTGRVASEILLKVVRIGVPVLASTAVATSFSVELARKTGITLIGNIRDDSFWVYNDNGRIIGF; encoded by the coding sequence ATGAGTTCGGAAAGCCACGAATACGACATACACGAATACCGACGGGGATTCTCCCGCAAGACCATCAGTTCCATCCGGGAAGTGCCGTTGACCATCTTCCTCAACGGGCGCGAGGTGGTCACCCTGTTGTGCACCGCCAAATACCCGGAGTACCTCGCGGTGGGCTTTCTCAAGTCCGACGCCTTCATCTCCAGCCCCGCCCAGATCACGGACCTGACCGTGCGCGACGAGGGCGACCGTCTGACCGCCGAGGTGGAGACCTGCCACGATCCGTGGAAAGACCGGATCATGGAGCGGTCCATCACCTCGGGTTGCGGCAAGGGCACGAACTTCGGACGCAACGTGGCGACCATCTCCAAACGCACGGTGGGCGGCGACGTACACGTCTCCCCGGAACAGATTCTCGCTCTGGCCAAGGAACTTCACGAGCGGTCCACGCTGTACAAGACCACGCGCGGCTGCCACAACTCCTCCCTGTGCACCCCGGAGGAAATCCTGCTCTTCCGCGAGGACATCGGACGCCACAACGCCATCGACATGCTGTGCGGCCAATGCTTCCTGGACGACGTGGCCGTGGACGACAAGATGATCGTGACCACGGGCCGGGTGGCCTCGGAAATCCTGCTCAAGGTGGTCCGCATCGGCGTCCCGGTGCTGGCTTCCACGGCCGTGGCCACTAGCTTTTCCGTCGAACTTGCCAGAAAAACCGGCATCACCCTCATCGGAAACATCCGCGACGACAGCTTCTGGGTCTACAACGACAACGGTAGGATCATCGGTTTCTGA
- the fliD gene encoding flagellar filament capping protein FliD codes for MGYISSLSSTVETYKPITTSGDVSFSGLGNGTDFSEIIDAIVDSESFQLEEYQDRKDEYEYVIDLMEQLSDKIDDFNTLLDDMDEPDEFYSMTASVSSEEVEVEADGDADAGIHTIEVNQLALNDVWVSMGAGYESKDDVVADEATSLTVSFGGEDITIDVASGTTLDGLVSAINGSVDARDKFEASVMDDGDTRYLMLKSCDVGDDNVIAIADTGSLTGMSAGEFVNTQAGQDSQIKVDGFPPGEDDWIERASNSIDDVVDGLTFELKDATDGDTLQVSVGYDTDGMYDAIVEFQESLNAIIEDIQLLTGRVTAEEDSDEETYTVDSYALDIVYNNIKSIVSSAAQGFKTWSEDGGGDYYTALSQIGFSTDTDEDSDTYGQLILDEDDLEDALDKDAEAVASLFSARAQGESDSEGLQVISVIDGVTGAGEHGVEYTISGGELVSARVDGEEAEVDGWTILASGGTAKGLYLSVTANADGDYEGTCRVKQGKIGELSDSLDAVTNAETGSLTILIEHYEENVTGLDNQIYNEEKRLDALETSLQRKYAALDSLLATYEAQGNTLTSLLESL; via the coding sequence ATGGGTTACATCTCATCCCTCTCCAGCACGGTCGAGACATACAAGCCGATCACCACCTCGGGCGACGTGTCCTTTTCGGGGCTCGGCAACGGCACGGACTTTTCCGAGATCATCGACGCGATCGTCGACTCCGAGAGCTTCCAGCTTGAAGAATACCAGGACAGGAAGGACGAGTATGAATACGTCATCGACCTGATGGAGCAGCTTTCGGACAAGATCGACGACTTCAACACGCTCCTGGACGACATGGACGAGCCGGACGAATTCTACTCCATGACCGCGAGCGTCAGCAGCGAGGAAGTGGAGGTCGAGGCCGACGGCGACGCCGATGCAGGCATCCACACCATCGAGGTCAACCAGCTCGCCCTGAACGACGTCTGGGTGAGCATGGGCGCGGGCTACGAATCCAAAGACGACGTGGTTGCCGACGAGGCGACCTCCCTGACCGTGAGCTTCGGCGGGGAGGACATCACCATCGACGTGGCTTCCGGCACCACCCTGGACGGACTGGTCTCGGCCATCAACGGCTCGGTGGACGCGCGCGACAAGTTCGAGGCCTCGGTCATGGACGACGGCGACACTCGTTATCTCATGCTCAAGAGCTGCGACGTGGGCGACGACAACGTCATCGCCATCGCCGACACGGGCTCCCTGACCGGAATGAGCGCGGGAGAATTCGTCAACACCCAGGCCGGGCAGGACTCGCAGATCAAGGTGGACGGATTCCCGCCGGGCGAAGACGACTGGATCGAACGGGCCTCCAACTCCATCGACGATGTGGTGGACGGCCTGACCTTCGAGCTCAAGGACGCCACGGACGGCGACACGCTCCAGGTCTCGGTGGGCTACGATACCGACGGCATGTACGACGCCATTGTCGAGTTCCAGGAATCGCTCAACGCCATCATCGAGGATATTCAGCTTCTCACGGGCCGCGTTACCGCCGAAGAGGACTCCGACGAGGAGACCTACACCGTGGACAGCTATGCACTGGACATCGTCTACAACAACATCAAATCCATCGTCTCGTCGGCGGCCCAGGGGTTCAAGACCTGGTCCGAGGACGGGGGCGGCGACTACTACACCGCCCTGTCGCAAATCGGCTTCAGCACCGATACGGACGAGGATTCGGACACCTACGGCCAGCTCATCCTGGACGAGGACGACCTGGAGGACGCCCTGGACAAGGACGCCGAAGCCGTGGCCTCCCTGTTCTCGGCCCGTGCCCAGGGTGAATCGGACAGCGAGGGATTGCAGGTCATCTCGGTCATCGACGGCGTGACCGGGGCCGGGGAGCACGGCGTGGAGTACACGATCTCCGGCGGCGAACTGGTTTCCGCCCGGGTGGACGGCGAAGAGGCCGAGGTGGACGGCTGGACCATTCTCGCCTCCGGCGGAACCGCGAAGGGCCTCTACCTGTCCGTGACAGCGAACGCGGACGGCGATTACGAAGGGACGTGCAGGGTCAAGCAGGGCAAGATCGGGGAACTCTCCGACTCGCTGGACGCCGTGACCAACGCGGAAACCGGCTCCCTGACCATCCTCATCGAGCACTACGAGGAAAACGTCACCGGCCTGGACAACCAGATATATAATGAAGAGAAAAGGCTGGACGCCCTGGAGACCTCACTGCAACGAAAATACGCGGCCCTTGACTCGCTGCTCGCCACCTACGAGGCGCAAGGCAACACCCTGACCTCCCTGCTGGAGTCCCTGTAG